A part of Bacteroidia bacterium genomic DNA contains:
- a CDS encoding DUF2975 domain-containing protein, producing MKRTSVIFLQAVVVLVSMVALAILIRLPLTEGRAVNLDLFSIYADPFILYGYAASIAFFVALYKAFKLLGYIGQNRVFSTDAVNALKSIKYCAIILGILIVMAGIFIKLTHDKDDDSAGFLAMCIVTSFVSVVVATAAAIFEKVLQNALDMKSENDLTI from the coding sequence ATGAAAAGAACTTCAGTCATTTTTCTCCAGGCAGTCGTCGTGCTGGTCAGCATGGTGGCACTCGCTATTCTGATCCGGCTTCCCCTTACCGAGGGAAGAGCTGTAAATTTAGACTTGTTTAGCATTTACGCTGACCCGTTTATCCTGTATGGATACGCAGCCTCAATCGCTTTCTTTGTTGCGCTCTACAAAGCATTCAAACTGCTGGGATACATAGGCCAGAACAGGGTGTTTTCCACAGACGCCGTTAACGCCTTAAAAAGTATCAAGTATTGTGCAATCATACTGGGTATATTGATTGTGATGGCGGGAATATTTATTAAGCTCACCCATGATAAAGACGACGACTCTGCGGGGTTTCTTGCTATGTGTATCGTGACTTCTTTTGTCTCCGTGGTTGTCGCAACCGCTGCCGCAATATTTGAAAAAGTATTGCAAAATGCCCTTGACATGAAATCCGAAAATGACTTAACCATTTAA
- a CDS encoding helix-turn-helix transcriptional regulator — translation MPIIVNLDVMMAKRKISLNELSERVDLTLSNLSILKTGKAKAVRFSTLEAICKALDCQPGDILEYVNDEKSSI, via the coding sequence ATGCCCATTATTGTAAACTTAGATGTGATGATGGCAAAGCGGAAAATTTCTCTGAATGAACTCTCTGAAAGAGTTGATCTGACATTATCCAACCTTTCTATCTTGAAGACAGGGAAAGCCAAAGCCGTTCGTTTCAGCACCCTTGAAGCCATCTGCAAGGCATTGGACTGCCAGCCGGGTGATATTCTGGAGTATGTAAATGACGAAAAATCCTCTATTTAA
- a CDS encoding ABC transporter permease, translated as MENSVASKWPVKPENTLILGCALYYVVMAVIAPGFFTINNSWNLLYNLIPLLIVAIGQTYVMLGAGIDLSVTAIIAVASIAGGYSLSENSAFIEPVWLRIMVSIALMLLAGAIIGLINGVAVAKLGMPAFMVTLTTMMLFSGSAIWLTQSQNVYMLPEAFVNMPYSNILWIPYPLLIGLMVVGIAWFLLDKTIYGEWLPAVGMNQKAAEISGVNISRTIIWSYIICGICAATASVLYTARLETGSPVMGQHILLDVIGAVVIGGTSLLGGVGKIQWTIIGAVFMTLLDNSLNLIGLSYFVIMMVKGLVILLAALMNLLNARKN; from the coding sequence ATGGAAAATTCTGTTGCTTCTAAATGGCCTGTAAAACCCGAAAACACCCTGATTTTGGGTTGTGCCCTGTATTATGTGGTGATGGCTGTGATTGCACCGGGCTTTTTTACCATCAATAATTCCTGGAATCTGCTCTACAACCTCATCCCGCTGCTGATTGTCGCCATCGGACAAACTTACGTAATGCTCGGTGCAGGCATTGATCTGTCTGTTACAGCCATCATTGCCGTTGCCAGTATTGCAGGAGGGTATTCGCTGAGCGAAAACAGTGCATTTATTGAGCCCGTCTGGCTACGGATCATGGTAAGTATTGCTCTGATGTTGCTGGCCGGAGCAATCATCGGGCTGATCAATGGAGTAGCGGTTGCGAAGCTGGGCATGCCCGCATTTATGGTTACGCTTACCACCATGATGCTTTTCAGCGGGAGTGCCATCTGGCTCACTCAGTCGCAGAATGTGTATATGCTGCCGGAAGCATTTGTAAATATGCCTTATTCAAATATCCTGTGGATTCCCTATCCTTTACTCATTGGGCTGATGGTAGTAGGTATAGCGTGGTTTCTGTTGGACAAAACCATTTACGGAGAGTGGCTGCCGGCGGTGGGCATGAATCAGAAGGCCGCCGAAATCTCAGGCGTAAACATATCCCGCACCATCATCTGGTCCTATATTATATGCGGGATTTGTGCAGCTACCGCCTCAGTTTTATATACTGCACGCCTCGAAACAGGTTCCCCTGTCATGGGACAACACATTCTGCTGGATGTAATCGGAGCAGTGGTCATTGGCGGTACCAGCCTGCTGGGGGGAGTGGGGAAAATCCAATGGACCATCATTGGAGCAGTTTTTATGACGCTGCTCGACAATAGCCTCAACCTGATCGGGCTGTCTTACTTTGTGATTATGATGGTAAAAGGATTGGTGATTTTGCTGGCAGCACTGATGAATTTATTAAACGCCAGAAAAAATTAG
- a CDS encoding sugar ABC transporter ATP-binding protein, with amino-acid sequence MLLQIQNIKKSFGQAEVLKGISFSMDKGQILGLIGENGAGKSTLMNLLGGIFPPTSGTMTLNGANYLPDSPITAQAHGIAFIHQELNLFSNLSIAENLFISNFPKKRLGLISRIDPQKIKEKSVELLNQVGLAIDPSKKVESLSPAQRQLVEIAKALSINPQVIIFDEPTTSLSRHEAHQLFELIGKLREKGIAMVYISHNLEDVLHLADDIAVLRDGELVKIDQKKNLNERALIKAMVGREISEFFPERKAMVGEKEVLRVQNLNAGSFLRNISFDVKKQEVVGFYGLVGAGRSELARILFGIDGWDSGEIFWKGEPVRKTSPAKSIQNGIAFLTEDRREEGLLLKMNIQKNAQLAALNDFSQGILRRINRNKAAGAAEEQLSATKTRYESQTQQMVATLSGGNQQKIVLARWLLTHPQLLILDEPTKGIDIGAKREIYGLINELVENGSTVLMISSELEELLGMCDRIIVMSEGRVTRAFDKSQFDRNSILEAALHKQTEIK; translated from the coding sequence ATGTTACTGCAAATACAAAATATCAAAAAGTCATTTGGACAGGCAGAGGTGCTTAAAGGCATTTCATTTTCCATGGATAAGGGGCAGATACTGGGGCTGATAGGTGAAAATGGAGCCGGAAAATCCACGCTGATGAACCTGCTGGGCGGTATTTTCCCGCCTACGTCGGGCACGATGACTCTCAACGGAGCGAATTATCTCCCCGATTCACCCATAACCGCCCAGGCGCATGGTATTGCCTTTATTCATCAGGAACTAAACCTTTTTTCCAATCTCAGTATCGCAGAAAATCTTTTCATCAGCAACTTCCCGAAAAAGAGATTGGGATTGATCTCCAGAATTGACCCGCAGAAAATCAAGGAAAAATCAGTCGAACTGCTGAATCAGGTAGGCCTGGCTATAGATCCCTCTAAAAAAGTAGAATCCCTGAGCCCCGCCCAGCGCCAGTTGGTAGAAATTGCCAAAGCGCTGAGTATCAACCCCCAGGTCATTATTTTTGATGAACCTACCACCTCGCTTTCAAGGCATGAAGCCCATCAACTCTTTGAACTTATAGGCAAACTCAGGGAAAAAGGAATTGCCATGGTATATATCAGCCACAATCTGGAGGATGTGCTGCACCTGGCCGATGATATTGCCGTATTGCGGGACGGCGAGCTTGTGAAGATAGACCAGAAAAAAAACCTCAACGAGCGGGCACTGATAAAGGCAATGGTGGGCCGCGAAATATCGGAGTTTTTTCCGGAGCGAAAAGCAATGGTTGGTGAAAAAGAAGTGTTGCGGGTACAAAACCTGAACGCCGGCAGCTTTCTGAGAAATATTTCATTTGATGTCAAAAAGCAGGAAGTCGTCGGGTTTTACGGGCTGGTTGGGGCAGGAAGGTCCGAACTGGCGAGAATTTTATTTGGCATCGATGGTTGGGATTCCGGCGAAATTTTCTGGAAAGGAGAACCGGTCAGAAAAACCTCCCCGGCCAAATCCATACAAAATGGAATCGCATTCCTCACAGAAGACAGACGCGAAGAAGGATTGCTGCTCAAAATGAATATTCAGAAAAATGCGCAGCTGGCTGCGTTGAACGACTTCTCACAAGGTATTTTGCGACGCATCAACCGCAACAAAGCTGCAGGGGCAGCAGAAGAGCAACTTTCCGCTACCAAAACCAGATATGAATCTCAGACACAGCAAATGGTCGCTACCCTCAGCGGCGGCAACCAGCAAAAAATCGTGCTGGCCCGGTGGCTGCTGACCCACCCGCAACTACTGATTCTGGATGAACCCACCAAAGGGATTGACATTGGCGCAAAACGCGAGATTTACGGACTGATCAATGAACTGGTGGAAAACGGTTCTACGGTCTTGATGATCTCTTCCGAACTGGAAGAACTGCTCGGGATGTGCGACCGCATCATTGTCATGAGCGAAGGCCGGGTTACCCGCGCATTTGACAAATCTCAATTTGACCGAAATTCTATCCTCGAAGCAGCCCTGCACAAGCAAACTGAAATCAAATGA